The Vibrio agarivorans genome contains the following window.
TGCGAGTATCTTCAGTAAGCGTCTTGATACGTGTGCGAGACTGTAGTGAAGAGCCAGGCTCATTGAAAGCGATGTGACCATCAATGCCTACACCACCCATGAATAGGTTGATCTTGCCGTAAGACTTGATCTTCTCTTCGTAAGCAGCACAGTGTGCATCGATGTCATCAGCCAAGCCGTCAAGCAGGTTGATGTTTTCTTCTTGAATATCAACATGGTTGAAGAAGTTGTTGTACATAAATGAACGGTAAGATTCAGGGTGATTAGGATCAATACCCACATACTCGTCCATATTAAATGTCACCACATGTTTAAAACTAACGTAGCCAGCGTTGTATAGTGAAATCAATTCTTTATATGTGCTCAGAGGCGTGCCACCTGTAGGCAGACCGAGTACGAACGGTTTATCTGCAGTTGGGTTGAACTTATTGATTTTATCTGCAATGTGGCGTGCTGCCCATTTGCCCACTTGTTCTGCATTTTGAAGAGGAATCAGTCTCATCGGTCAATTTCCTATCTGAAGTAGTCGTGCATTCTGTAGTTATTTTGCATTGTAAAATAAGAATCTTGGATACGCTAGTATTTTTGGGTTCAATTTGAAAGATTGATCACGAAATAATTGTGATGTGGATATAAATAGTTCAAATATAACAAGATATTTTTTAACGATGATAAAGTCTCGTATGCGTTAAATTATCTATAAATTAGTAACTTAAATAATTGCTAGGTTTAGTGTAGCTGAGATGTTTTCTGTATCTGTATCTGTATCTGTATCTGTATCTGTATCTGTAACGTTCTAAAAAGGCGGGTGGCGATAGAGAGAAGCTCCATCGCCTAGTGATGATTAAAAAATCGACGAAGGCTTGGCGCAATGAAGTTCTAAATACGCTTGAGCTTTATCCATCGTCATGTAACGGCCAAGTGTTTTAACAGATACCGAAGCCAGGTCGACAACGATCAGCCCGTCAAGGGCATTATTGAAATCAGGATCGACATTAAAGCTCACTAACTTACCGTTGAGGCCAAGGTATTGTCTTAGTAACACAGGGACACTTTTTCCATCATCTATGCGAGCGATAACCCGTGAGAGAAGTTGCAAGTCAATTAGAGAGCTCAGTAGTTCGCTCGGCCACTGGTAGTGCTCATTGAGCATAGGGTTGATTGGTTTTACTAGGCTTGCTGACTCTTGGTCATAGTGATGTAAAGAGAGTGTCTCTGTCAGTAAGTGTTTGGCGGTGTCATTGTATTCGTCACTGATAGAGACAGGACCGAATAGGGTGGTGTACTGAGGGTGATGGGAGACAAAAGTAGCGATACCTTTCCAAAGCAGCAATAGGGCACTCATGCTTTTCTGATATTCAGCTGCAACGACGGAGCGTCCCATCTCTATCGCTTTGTTTTCCCCGATACGAGTGATAAAGGCTTGTTGATAGTCAAACAGGGTTCGAGAGTAGAGCCCTTCAATTCCTTGCTTCGCTATGATTTTATCCACGAGACCGAGTCGATATGCCCCCACAAGAGACTGTTTTTCGTTGTCCCAGACGAACAGATGAAGATAGTCGCGATCAAATTGATCGACATCGATCGCTTTCCCTGTGCCTTCGCCAACTGCTCGGAAGTTGATTTCTCTGACTCGACCAATCTCATGCATAAGATGTGGGATGTCATCGAATGCGGCGCAGTAGACACTGAACTGCCCACTCGTTAGTAAGTGAGCCGAAGGTTTTAGGGCTTGAATCTCAGCTAAGATCAGCTCTAAAGGCTTGGGTGAGCTTATTGGCTCAACATGCTGAGTTGTAAGATGAGTGACTTTTCGTTGTCGTGCTTGATGTCGCAATAAATAAGTGTTGAGACGTAAGTAATACACTGCTTGTTGATCATTTAGGTTCGCCAGCTCTTTACATTTTATTGGCGTGCCAATAGTGAGCTTTATCGGCTGTTGTTTCTTGTTGAGCAGCTCGCGTCCTAGTAACACCGTGCGCAGCATTGGGTGGATTTTTCCAGCTGCATAAAAAGGCTTGGAGTTATGACCATGAATAAAGAATGGGACGGTGAGTGCTTTGTGGCGTTTGACTAGGGAGGCAACAGAGCGGTGCCAAGCTTTGTCTTCTACTCGAGACAGATCTCGCTGGGTAGGGTGTGACACTTCTCCAGCAGGAAAGATAAGCAGTAAGCCATGCTCAGCAAGGTGCTGATTGGCCTGCCTTAACGCCTTAGTATTGGTACGTTTAGTGCGATCTTGCTCTAACACATCGACACCAATAAACAGAGAGGCTAACTCAGGAACGAGCGACAGATATTGATTAGCTAAAATCTTCACATCAGGTCGGACGGAAAGCAGCAACTCCGCCAAAATAACTCCTTCAATCCCCCCTAGTGGGTGATTGGCTATGACAACAGTAGCGCCAGTCTTTGGAACAGAGCTCAATTGACCACCTTCAATTTGATAGCTGATCCCTAATGATTCCAGAGCAAAGCGCAGAAACTCTTCCGTTGTACAGTTGGCAGGGCGCTGCGCATAGAGCTGGTCTAGTTTGCTTAGGCCTGTCGCCCACTCGGCGACGTTTTCACCGATGCCAAACGGTGTTTTCCTAGGCAAACGAAAAGGGCTGGTTGTCATAGTTAGATTCCATCTAGCGTCACTTATGCCAAAAATAAACAACCTAGGTGACGCTTTGGTGGTAAATAAATGAACAAAAAATGACGACATAAAAATGTGAACTTGACATGAAAAGACACAAATTTGCCCAGTAAAATAGATTGAGTGAACAAGTGTACGCTGATATTCTAGCGTACACTTGTTCACTCAATGGCGTTTAGGGAAATGACACAGCACACACAAGTTGCTCAAGATAAGCCGCCGCTTATTTGGCTCAATGTTATGATCTTCAGCTTAACGGCAATCGTCGCCGTGGTTGGAGTTCCGGTTTATGGTTGGCTCAATGGTTATGGTTG
Protein-coding sequences here:
- the nagB gene encoding glucosamine-6-phosphate deaminase, whose product is MRLIPLQNAEQVGKWAARHIADKINKFNPTADKPFVLGLPTGGTPLSTYKELISLYNAGYVSFKHVVTFNMDEYVGIDPNHPESYRSFMYNNFFNHVDIQEENINLLDGLADDIDAHCAAYEEKIKSYGKINLFMGGVGIDGHIAFNEPGSSLQSRTRIKTLTEDTRIANSRFFDNDINQVPKFALTIGVATLLDAQEVMILSLGHNKAQALQMAIEGSINHMWTVTALQMHPKAIIVADEPAQQELKVKTVKYFTELEAENIKGL
- a CDS encoding lysophospholipid acyltransferase family protein; translation: MTTSPFRLPRKTPFGIGENVAEWATGLSKLDQLYAQRPANCTTEEFLRFALESLGISYQIEGGQLSSVPKTGATVVIANHPLGGIEGVILAELLLSVRPDVKILANQYLSLVPELASLFIGVDVLEQDRTKRTNTKALRQANQHLAEHGLLLIFPAGEVSHPTQRDLSRVEDKAWHRSVASLVKRHKALTVPFFIHGHNSKPFYAAGKIHPMLRTVLLGRELLNKKQQPIKLTIGTPIKCKELANLNDQQAVYYLRLNTYLLRHQARQRKVTHLTTQHVEPISSPKPLELILAEIQALKPSAHLLTSGQFSVYCAAFDDIPHLMHEIGRVREINFRAVGEGTGKAIDVDQFDRDYLHLFVWDNEKQSLVGAYRLGLVDKIIAKQGIEGLYSRTLFDYQQAFITRIGENKAIEMGRSVVAAEYQKSMSALLLLWKGIATFVSHHPQYTTLFGPVSISDEYNDTAKHLLTETLSLHHYDQESASLVKPINPMLNEHYQWPSELLSSLIDLQLLSRVIARIDDGKSVPVLLRQYLGLNGKLVSFNVDPDFNNALDGLIVVDLASVSVKTLGRYMTMDKAQAYLELHCAKPSSIF